Proteins co-encoded in one Kutzneria chonburiensis genomic window:
- a CDS encoding SHOCT domain-containing protein, which produces MDTYKAQGAEVTFDGDVLVLTRKRIGKDDVRRIPLAAVTDVRFKPGSTFTADLVQLVLNDEPPAEMTLLEPNTLAFPRTPKHKESLAALQARLQAAVEHNRATDGGPVAYDAPRQTLSQRLEDRTQRTKQNQAALQDGVQAAQAKLRDEWQAGQAAMREVRQAEQDTKQARQAARQAERDAKRAEREAQQAAQQAERDAKRAEREARQAEADRVRAEADRLAAEADERARIDGIRAKLADAGITRDDVVDAAVAYGSVPLAIGPIVRLLGPDEHMTRLTWAIFEEDGNTVALTDSRLIIAETGLFTDRVNEFPLTFIATVGVSHEFLSNELTVLLHAGPAVRLRRVEDIEGFADALRGAVRQANTPAATAPPPAAPQPDVMDQIAKLADLRAAGVLTDEEFQTKKTELLNRL; this is translated from the coding sequence TTGGACACGTACAAGGCTCAGGGCGCGGAAGTCACCTTCGACGGGGACGTCCTGGTGCTGACCAGAAAGCGGATCGGCAAGGACGACGTGCGCCGCATCCCGCTCGCCGCGGTGACGGACGTTCGGTTCAAGCCCGGCAGCACGTTCACCGCCGACCTGGTGCAGCTGGTGCTGAACGACGAGCCGCCGGCCGAGATGACGCTGCTCGAACCGAACACGCTGGCCTTCCCGAGAACGCCCAAGCACAAGGAGTCCTTGGCGGCACTGCAAGCACGGTTACAGGCGGCGGTCGAGCACAATCGCGCCACCGATGGCGGCCCCGTCGCCTACGACGCGCCGCGGCAGACCCTCAGCCAGCGCCTCGAGGACAGGACTCAGCGCACCAAGCAGAACCAGGCCGCCCTCCAGGATGGCGTGCAGGCGGCGCAAGCCAAGCTGCGGGACGAGTGGCAAGCCGGACAAGCCGCCATGCGGGAGGTCCGGCAGGCCGAACAGGACACCAAGCAGGCCAGGCAGGCCGCCCGGCAGGCCGAGCGAGACGCCAAGCGCGCCGAGCGGGAAGCCCAGCAGGCCGCTCAGCAGGCCGAGCGAGACGCCAAGCGCGCCGAGCGGGAGGCCCGGCAGGCCGAGGCCGATCGGGTCCGAGCCGAAGCCGACCGGCTCGCTGCCGAAGCCGACGAGCGGGCGCGGATCGACGGCATCCGCGCCAAGCTGGCCGACGCGGGGATCACCCGTGACGACGTGGTCGACGCGGCCGTGGCCTACGGCTCCGTCCCGCTGGCAATCGGCCCGATCGTCCGCCTCCTGGGGCCCGACGAGCACATGACCCGCTTGACCTGGGCAATCTTCGAGGAAGACGGCAACACGGTCGCGTTGACCGATTCCCGGCTGATCATCGCGGAAACGGGCCTGTTCACCGACCGGGTGAACGAGTTTCCGCTGACCTTCATCGCCACGGTCGGCGTGAGCCATGAATTCCTGTCCAACGAGCTGACCGTGCTGCTGCACGCCGGCCCGGCCGTGCGGCTGCGCCGGGTCGAGGACATCGAGGGCTTCGCCGACGCCCTGCGCGGCGCGGTGCGCCAGGCCAACACCCCGGCGGCCACCGCACCGCCGCCGGCCGCGCCCCAGCCGGACGTCATGGACCAGATCGCCAAGCTGGCCGACCTGCGCGCCGCCGGTGTGCTCACGGACGAGGAGTTCCAGACGAAGAAGACCGAGCTGCTGAACCGCCTGTGA
- a CDS encoding GntR family transcriptional regulator, producing the protein MPGPRRRSVLIARLAGEHRDSSQAAILAELRRCLLDGGVPPGTPIPLDEVATVFGVSVIPVRESLKTLIGEGLVEHRPNLGYTVAKLTPAELREMYLVREVLETAALTAALRRADAAADEAVQAAHAAMELAVRDGDAAAYHRESRRFHLALVRPCGMRRLLSMFESAWNITEPLQSMTHLAPAERAALQRDHDQILAAFLARDEETLLTAARAHHGGLRTALDSVPSDTGLFA; encoded by the coding sequence ATGCCGGGTCCTCGACGTCGGTCCGTGCTCATCGCCCGGTTGGCCGGTGAGCACCGGGACAGCTCGCAGGCGGCGATCCTCGCCGAGCTGCGGCGCTGCCTGCTGGACGGCGGCGTGCCGCCGGGCACGCCCATCCCGCTGGACGAGGTGGCGACCGTGTTCGGCGTGAGCGTGATCCCGGTCCGGGAGTCGCTGAAGACACTGATCGGCGAGGGCCTGGTCGAACACCGGCCCAACCTCGGCTACACCGTCGCCAAGCTGACGCCGGCCGAGCTCCGCGAGATGTACCTCGTCCGCGAGGTGTTGGAGACCGCCGCCTTGACCGCCGCCCTTCGCCGCGCCGACGCCGCGGCCGACGAGGCCGTGCAGGCGGCCCATGCGGCGATGGAACTGGCCGTCCGCGACGGCGACGCGGCGGCCTACCACCGGGAGAGCCGGAGATTCCACCTGGCCCTGGTGCGGCCGTGCGGGATGCGCCGGCTGCTGAGCATGTTCGAGTCGGCCTGGAACATCACCGAGCCGCTCCAGTCCATGACCCACCTCGCCCCGGCCGAACGCGCTGCCCTGCAACGGGATCACGACCAGATCCTGGCCGCTTTCCTGGCCCGGGACGAGGAAACGCTGCTGACCGCCGCCCGCGCCCATCACGGCGGCCTGCGCACCGCGCTGGACTCGGTGCCCAGCGACACCGGTCTGTTCGCCTGA
- a CDS encoding NCS1 family nucleobase:cation symporter-1: MTDILARSEKTAVTELDPRLANDDLKPLAKQSWGAYNIFAFWMSDVHSVGGYVTAGSLFMLGLSSWQVLVALLVGIGIVQVFCNLVAKPSQAAAVPYPVVCRSAFGVLGANIPAVIRGLIAVAWYGIQTYLASAALDVLLLKVFPDLTPFADVRQHGFLGLSLLGWGSFMLLWVLQAAVFWTGMNTIRRFIDFCGPAVYVVMIALAGYLVHRAGWGAIDLSLGQVKYQGLDVIPVMLGAIALVVSYFSGPMLNFGDFSRYGRSFKAVRRGNLLGLPVNFLAFSVLVVVTASLTVPVFGQLITDPVQTVARIDSTTAIVLGALTFTTATIGINIVANFISPAFDFSNLSPQRISWRAGGMIAAVGSVLITPWNLYSSPDVIHYTLETLGAFIGPLFGVLIADYYLVRRQRLDVAALFSMSKTGTYWYAKGFNPRAIIATAVGAAVAVTPVLWTTGPGMATAAQYSWFIGMGLSLLVYRVVSPKC, encoded by the coding sequence ATGACCGACATCCTGGCCCGCAGCGAGAAAACCGCCGTGACCGAGCTCGATCCCCGACTGGCCAACGACGATCTGAAGCCGTTGGCGAAACAGAGTTGGGGCGCCTACAACATCTTCGCCTTCTGGATGTCGGACGTGCACAGCGTCGGCGGCTACGTCACCGCGGGCAGCCTGTTCATGCTGGGCCTGAGCAGCTGGCAGGTGCTGGTGGCGCTGCTGGTCGGCATCGGCATCGTGCAGGTGTTCTGCAACCTGGTGGCCAAACCGAGCCAGGCCGCCGCCGTGCCGTACCCGGTGGTGTGCCGCAGCGCGTTCGGCGTGCTGGGGGCCAACATCCCGGCGGTGATCCGCGGCCTGATCGCGGTGGCCTGGTACGGCATACAGACCTACCTGGCCTCGGCGGCGCTGGATGTGTTGCTGCTCAAGGTGTTTCCCGACCTGACACCCTTCGCGGACGTGCGGCAGCACGGATTTCTCGGGTTGTCGTTGCTGGGCTGGGGCTCGTTCATGCTGCTGTGGGTGTTGCAGGCGGCGGTGTTCTGGACCGGCATGAACACCATCCGCCGCTTCATCGACTTCTGCGGCCCGGCGGTGTACGTGGTGATGATCGCCCTCGCCGGCTACCTGGTGCACCGGGCCGGCTGGGGCGCCATCGACCTGAGCCTCGGCCAGGTGAAGTACCAGGGCCTGGACGTGATCCCGGTGATGCTGGGGGCGATCGCCCTCGTGGTGTCGTACTTCTCCGGCCCGATGCTGAACTTCGGCGACTTCTCCCGCTACGGCCGTTCGTTCAAGGCGGTCAGACGCGGCAACCTGCTGGGGCTGCCGGTGAACTTCCTGGCCTTCTCCGTGCTGGTGGTCGTGACGGCATCGCTGACCGTGCCGGTGTTCGGGCAGCTGATCACCGATCCGGTGCAGACCGTGGCCCGTATCGACAGCACCACGGCGATCGTGTTGGGGGCCTTGACGTTCACCACCGCCACCATCGGCATCAACATCGTGGCCAACTTCATCTCACCGGCCTTCGACTTCAGCAACCTGAGCCCGCAGCGGATCAGCTGGCGAGCCGGCGGCATGATCGCCGCGGTCGGCTCGGTGCTGATCACGCCGTGGAACCTGTACAGCAGCCCCGATGTCATCCACTACACGCTGGAGACACTGGGCGCGTTCATCGGCCCGCTGTTCGGCGTGCTGATCGCCGACTACTACCTGGTCCGCCGCCAGCGGCTCGACGTCGCCGCGCTGTTCAGTATGTCCAAGACCGGAACCTATTGGTACGCCAAGGGTTTCAACCCGAGGGCGATCATCGCCACCGCCGTCGGGGCGGCCGTCGCCGTGACGCCGGTGCTGTGGACGACCGGGCCCGGCATGGCCACCGCCGCGCAGTACAGCTGGTTCATCGGCATGGGCCTGAGCCTGCTGGTGTACCGGGTGGTGTCGCCGAAGTGCTGA
- a CDS encoding aspartate/glutamate racemase family protein yields MLIKVVNPNTSREMTAVIEHAALTVAAHSTTIEAVTARMGPASIESHYDEALAVPGVLAEISGADGYVIACFGDPGLDAAREVADGPVAGIAEAAMHAAAFLGRGFTVVTTLARTAGRAWDLVDRYGMSRLCRRVRACEVPVLEIALAEKAVTEECRAAAAKDGCDAIVLGCAGMADLAARLTAELGLPVIDGVAAATLQVQSLVTMGLRTGSRHEYAPPPPKPYTGPLAEFGA; encoded by the coding sequence GTGCTGATCAAGGTGGTCAATCCCAACACCAGCCGCGAGATGACCGCCGTGATCGAGCACGCCGCGCTGACCGTCGCCGCGCACAGCACGACAATCGAAGCCGTGACGGCACGGATGGGGCCGGCGTCGATCGAGAGCCACTACGACGAGGCGCTGGCCGTGCCCGGCGTGCTGGCCGAGATCAGCGGCGCCGACGGCTACGTCATCGCCTGTTTCGGCGACCCCGGCCTTGACGCCGCCCGCGAGGTCGCCGACGGTCCCGTGGCCGGCATCGCCGAGGCCGCCATGCACGCCGCCGCCTTCCTCGGCCGGGGTTTCACCGTCGTCACCACCCTGGCCCGGACCGCCGGCCGGGCCTGGGACCTGGTCGACCGCTACGGCATGAGCCGGCTCTGCCGCCGGGTCCGGGCGTGCGAGGTGCCCGTGCTGGAGATCGCCCTGGCCGAGAAAGCCGTGACCGAGGAGTGCCGCGCGGCCGCCGCCAAGGACGGCTGCGACGCCATCGTGCTGGGCTGCGCCGGCATGGCCGACCTGGCCGCGCGCCTCACCGCCGAGCTGGGCCTGCCGGTGATCGACGGCGTTGCCGCCGCCACCCTCCAGGTGCAGTCCCTGGTGACCATGGGGCTGCGCACCGGCTCTCGGCACGAGTACGCCCCTCCCCCGCCCAAGCCGTACACCGGTCCGCTGGCCGAATTCGGCGCCTGA
- a CDS encoding serine/threonine-protein kinase — MRQIGNGRYALTRELGRGGMGVVWLAEDRVLDRQAAVKELTLPAEVPEQQRAVYRERVVREARTASKLREPSVVTVYDLLTEDGRTYIVMEYVDAPTLADLIDRDGPMPTERVARLGGELLSALEAAHAAGIVHRDVKPGNVMVPAKGTSKLTDFGIAQSFTDPRLTSTGALIGTPSYMSPERLSGGEPSAAWDLWALGATLFCAVEGYDAFGRETVTATMLAVMTERAELARCTGPLAELIMGLLEPDPARRLTATEARPLLEWAVKPNGPKPTRLLPDPKPTLVDPDADHGPNPTAHHPGPTPTIADQPGPRPTRIDPDAEQPRPRTAPFVDPAAPPFSTPPGPQPGAPFGPGPDPFANHPHADRVRAQQAQAMARYQSFRRLTRIAMIAVPIIMVIAFIPLITTVFSTMNTLNQPILTPGATTGTTATTTETTTTTTKTSTPDVIAAMQALMTYGSDGDIPSQEVPFESDSCFAWLPTKGQPAPKAFDYVDCSKPHSVQAFGFGIITPDIEAPYPTAEQLTERATAQCTKQFLSTRITFKDKEHSLRYWVLVPTKTAWNPPPGPTFVPAARTYWCVAGRADGTQLTDTIE, encoded by the coding sequence ATGAGACAGATCGGCAATGGTCGCTATGCGCTGACGCGCGAGCTCGGCCGGGGCGGCATGGGCGTGGTGTGGCTGGCCGAGGACCGGGTGCTCGACCGGCAAGCCGCGGTCAAGGAGCTCACGCTGCCGGCGGAGGTGCCGGAGCAGCAGCGCGCGGTGTACCGGGAGCGCGTGGTGCGCGAGGCCCGTACGGCGAGCAAGCTGCGCGAGCCGTCGGTGGTCACGGTGTACGACCTGCTCACCGAGGACGGCCGCACGTACATCGTGATGGAGTACGTCGACGCGCCGACGCTGGCTGACCTGATCGACCGGGACGGCCCGATGCCGACGGAGCGGGTGGCCCGGCTGGGCGGCGAGCTGCTGTCGGCGCTGGAGGCGGCGCACGCGGCCGGCATCGTGCACCGGGATGTCAAGCCGGGCAACGTGATGGTGCCGGCCAAGGGCACCTCGAAGCTGACGGACTTCGGCATCGCGCAGTCGTTCACGGATCCGCGCCTGACGTCGACCGGGGCGCTGATCGGCACGCCGTCGTACATGTCGCCGGAGCGGCTGTCGGGCGGCGAGCCGTCGGCGGCCTGGGATCTGTGGGCCTTGGGGGCCACGCTGTTCTGCGCGGTCGAGGGCTATGACGCGTTCGGCCGTGAGACGGTCACGGCGACCATGCTGGCCGTGATGACCGAACGGGCCGAGCTCGCCCGGTGCACCGGCCCGCTGGCCGAGCTGATCATGGGCCTGCTCGAGCCGGATCCGGCGCGACGGCTGACCGCCACCGAGGCCCGGCCGCTGCTGGAGTGGGCGGTCAAGCCCAACGGCCCGAAGCCGACGCGGCTGCTGCCCGACCCGAAGCCGACCCTGGTCGATCCCGACGCCGACCACGGCCCGAATCCGACGGCCCACCATCCCGGACCCACGCCGACGATCGCCGACCAGCCGGGCCCGAGGCCGACGCGCATCGATCCGGACGCCGAGCAGCCCCGGCCGCGGACGGCCCCGTTCGTCGACCCGGCCGCGCCGCCGTTCTCGACCCCGCCCGGTCCTCAGCCGGGCGCGCCGTTCGGCCCCGGCCCGGATCCGTTCGCCAACCATCCGCACGCCGACCGGGTCCGCGCCCAGCAGGCCCAGGCCATGGCCCGCTACCAGTCGTTCCGCCGGCTGACCCGGATCGCCATGATCGCGGTGCCGATCATCATGGTGATCGCGTTCATCCCGCTGATCACGACCGTCTTCAGCACGATGAACACGCTCAACCAGCCGATCCTCACGCCCGGCGCGACCACGGGGACGACGGCCACCACCACCGAGACCACCACCACGACCACGAAGACCTCGACGCCGGATGTCATCGCGGCCATGCAGGCGCTCATGACCTACGGCTCGGACGGCGACATCCCCTCCCAGGAGGTCCCGTTCGAGAGCGACTCCTGCTTCGCGTGGCTGCCGACCAAGGGCCAGCCCGCCCCCAAGGCGTTCGACTACGTCGACTGCTCGAAGCCGCACAGCGTGCAGGCCTTCGGCTTCGGCATCATCACGCCGGACATCGAGGCCCCGTACCCGACGGCCGAGCAGCTGACCGAGCGGGCGACCGCGCAGTGCACCAAGCAGTTCCTGTCGACGCGGATCACGTTCAAGGACAAGGAGCACTCGCTGCGCTACTGGGTGCTTGTGCCGACAAAGACGGCGTGGAATCCGCCGCCCGGCCCGACCTTCGTCCCGGCGGCGCGGACGTACTGGTGTGTCGCCGGCCGCGCCGACGGCACGCAACTCACGGACACCATCGAATGA
- a CDS encoding DoxX family protein, which yields MSRWSDENGGLDFGLLLLRLMLAVAMGAHGLMQVFGLFGGPGMAAFGTLLHGYGYSRNLEFLIWLTGITEVAASVLLVIGLFTPLAAAALLGVGISAVRAKWTGGFAGGAGFELEITLAAIALTLLLTGPGWYALDRHTAWRRKPLGFAIGGIIVAVGGAVAVGSLF from the coding sequence ATGTCCCGTTGGTCGGACGAGAACGGCGGCCTGGACTTCGGGCTCCTGCTGCTGCGCCTGATGCTGGCGGTCGCGATGGGGGCGCACGGCCTGATGCAGGTGTTCGGCCTGTTCGGCGGCCCGGGCATGGCGGCGTTCGGCACGCTGCTGCACGGCTACGGCTACAGCCGCAACCTGGAGTTCCTGATCTGGCTGACCGGGATCACCGAGGTCGCCGCGTCGGTGCTGCTGGTGATCGGCCTGTTCACCCCGCTGGCCGCGGCCGCCCTGCTCGGCGTGGGCATCAGCGCGGTGCGGGCCAAGTGGACCGGCGGGTTCGCCGGCGGCGCCGGCTTCGAGCTGGAGATCACGCTGGCCGCGATCGCCCTCACCCTGCTGCTGACCGGCCCCGGCTGGTACGCGCTCGACCGGCACACGGCCTGGCGGCGCAAGCCGTTGGGCTTCGCGATCGGCGGCATCATCGTGGCGGTCGGCGGAGCCGTGGCGGTGGGCTCGCTGTTCTGA
- the malQ gene encoding 4-alpha-glucanotransferase has product MDDQLVELADAHGVATWYEGSERRRVDVPADVVVSVLAELGVTADTPEAIRAALAELRPDDLPPTIVLRAGQSRPLPPPTDAGKDAFTASNAGKASFPASGGATIRTEDGRVVEVGDEIPGDLPLGWHTLTVQDRDITLVVAPARLPEPPRTWGWMLQLYSMHSRESWGVGDLRDLTDFVTWSKDTGAGVVLLNPMHAVAPVHPIQPSPYSPSSRRHTNPVYLRVTATNEYLVASDATKAAVDALQPDDTTDLINYDRVWDAKIKALELLKPSELTEGDDFAVYCALAEVHGADYRDWPEELRHPDNPAVREQADPARISFHAWLQELCDQQLEQARQAAEGMAVGIVHDLPVGVDPGGADAWALQDVLATGVTVGAPPDAFNQQGQNWSLPPWHPRKLAEAGYQPYRDLLRAVFRHSQGLRIDHIAGLWRLWWIPGGDARKGTYVRYDADAMTGILALEAHRAGAAVIGEDLGTVEHKVTETLHSNNMLSSAVLWFERDDHGNMLPHENWPERAAASISTHDLPTAAGFLRSEHVRVRAELNVLAGDVDAEYAQAARERRELLAVLGEDESSAEEDVIIAMHALLADTPCRIALASPYDVIGETRQPNLPGTVDEYPNWRIPFPIHLAAFMADPRVSRAVSTMRRR; this is encoded by the coding sequence ATGGATGATCAGCTGGTCGAGCTGGCCGATGCCCACGGGGTGGCCACCTGGTACGAGGGCAGCGAACGGCGTCGGGTCGACGTGCCGGCCGACGTGGTGGTGTCCGTGCTGGCCGAGCTCGGTGTCACCGCCGACACACCCGAGGCCATCCGCGCGGCGTTGGCCGAGCTCAGGCCGGATGACCTACCCCCAACCATCGTCCTGCGCGCCGGCCAGTCCCGCCCGCTGCCACCCCCTACCGATGCAGGGAAGGACGCCTTCACTGCATCCAACGCAGGTAAGGCGTCCTTCCCTGCATCCGGCGGGGCCACAATTCGGACCGAGGACGGGCGGGTCGTCGAGGTCGGGGACGAGATCCCCGGCGATCTGCCGCTGGGCTGGCACACGCTGACCGTTCAGGACCGGGACATCACGCTGGTCGTCGCGCCGGCCCGGCTGCCGGAGCCGCCGCGGACCTGGGGCTGGATGCTCCAGCTGTACTCGATGCATTCCCGCGAGTCCTGGGGCGTCGGCGACCTCAGGGACCTCACCGATTTCGTCACGTGGTCGAAGGACACCGGCGCCGGCGTGGTGCTGCTCAACCCGATGCACGCCGTGGCCCCAGTGCACCCCATCCAGCCCTCCCCCTACTCCCCCTCCAGCCGCCGCCACACCAACCCGGTCTACCTCCGCGTGACCGCGACGAATGAATACCTGGTGGCGTCTGACGCCACCAAAGCGGCGGTCGACGCGCTCCAACCGGACGACACCACCGACCTGATCAACTACGACCGGGTCTGGGACGCCAAGATCAAGGCGCTCGAGCTGCTGAAGCCGTCCGAGCTGACGGAAGGCGACGATTTCGCCGTCTACTGCGCCCTGGCCGAGGTCCACGGCGCGGACTACCGGGACTGGCCCGAGGAGCTGCGGCACCCGGACAACCCAGCGGTACGGGAACAAGCGGATCCGGCCCGGATCTCCTTCCACGCCTGGCTCCAGGAGTTGTGCGACCAGCAGCTGGAGCAGGCCCGCCAGGCGGCCGAGGGCATGGCCGTCGGCATCGTGCACGACCTGCCGGTCGGCGTCGACCCGGGCGGCGCGGACGCCTGGGCGCTCCAGGACGTGCTGGCCACGGGCGTCACGGTCGGCGCGCCGCCGGACGCCTTCAACCAGCAGGGCCAGAACTGGTCCCTGCCGCCATGGCACCCGCGGAAGCTGGCCGAGGCCGGCTACCAGCCGTACCGGGACCTGCTGCGGGCGGTTTTCCGGCACTCGCAGGGCCTGCGCATCGACCACATCGCCGGCCTGTGGCGGCTGTGGTGGATCCCCGGCGGCGACGCCCGCAAGGGCACGTACGTCCGCTACGACGCCGACGCGATGACCGGCATCCTCGCCCTGGAGGCCCATCGAGCCGGCGCCGCGGTCATCGGCGAAGACCTCGGCACCGTGGAGCACAAGGTCACGGAAACCTTGCACAGCAACAACATGCTGTCCTCGGCGGTGCTGTGGTTCGAGCGTGACGACCACGGGAACATGCTGCCGCACGAGAACTGGCCCGAACGCGCGGCGGCCAGCATCAGCACCCACGACCTGCCGACCGCGGCGGGATTCCTGCGCAGCGAGCACGTCCGGGTGCGGGCCGAGCTCAACGTGCTGGCCGGCGATGTGGACGCCGAGTACGCGCAGGCGGCCAGGGAACGCCGGGAACTGCTGGCCGTGCTGGGCGAGGACGAGTCGTCCGCCGAGGAGGACGTGATCATCGCGATGCACGCCCTGCTGGCCGACACGCCGTGCCGGATCGCGCTGGCCTCACCGTACGACGTGATCGGCGAGACCCGTCAGCCCAATCTGCCCGGCACGGTCGACGAATACCCCAACTGGCGGATTCCGTTCCCGATCCATCTCGCCGCGTTCATGGCCGACCCCCGAGTGTCACGGGCAGTGAGCACAATGCGCCGGCGATGA
- a CDS encoding esterase/lipase family protein, translated as MSVTDDAARRPSLHWFLTEPVRGAMTFGTLPFAVPLLSRAPRGDGHGVLLLPGLMADDMSNQALRAYLSMLGYATRGWGLGRNIGPTDAVLDGMPVLLQDMAAATGGPVSLVGWSLGGIYARELARDHPHLVRQVITLGSPFALVDPRQSRAEPAFRRRSRRHAHPDRVPGRDTLSRPIPVPSTAIYSKSDGIVHWRACMQEPAADRENIEVTCAHLGFGVDPATLWAVADRLAQKRGRWQPFRPAGWARAFYPVAR; from the coding sequence ATGTCCGTCACCGACGACGCGGCGCGACGCCCGTCCCTGCACTGGTTCCTGACCGAGCCGGTCCGCGGCGCGATGACGTTCGGCACGCTGCCGTTCGCCGTCCCGCTGCTGTCCCGCGCGCCGCGCGGCGACGGGCACGGCGTGCTGCTGCTGCCCGGGCTGATGGCGGACGACATGAGCAACCAGGCGCTGCGGGCGTACCTCAGCATGCTGGGGTACGCCACGCGCGGCTGGGGTCTCGGCCGCAACATCGGGCCGACCGACGCGGTGCTGGACGGCATGCCGGTGCTGTTGCAGGACATGGCCGCGGCGACCGGCGGCCCGGTGTCGCTGGTCGGCTGGAGCCTGGGCGGCATCTACGCCCGTGAGCTGGCCCGCGACCATCCGCACCTGGTGCGTCAGGTGATCACGCTGGGCAGCCCGTTCGCGTTGGTCGATCCGCGGCAGAGCCGGGCCGAGCCGGCGTTCCGCCGCCGCTCCCGCCGGCACGCGCATCCGGACCGGGTCCCCGGCCGCGACACGCTGAGCCGGCCGATTCCCGTGCCGTCGACGGCGATCTACTCCAAATCGGACGGCATCGTGCACTGGCGGGCCTGCATGCAGGAGCCGGCGGCGGACCGGGAGAACATCGAGGTCACCTGCGCCCACCTCGGCTTCGGCGTCGATCCGGCCACGCTGTGGGCGGTCGCCGACCGGCTGGCCCAGAAGCGTGGCCGGTGGCAGCCGTTCCGCCCGGCCGGCTGGGCCCGCGCGTTCTACCCGGTGGCCCGATGA
- a CDS encoding alpha/beta fold hydrolase, with protein sequence MTRPAPWTFAERWGAKGWITDIDGPVHWIDFGGEGDGPPIVFVHGLGGSHLNWALVGSALAQGRRAVALDLRGFGLTPGSPRSTTIRSNVRLVDAFIREIVGGPAVLVGNSMGGVISVLQTHNTPSSVAGLVLVDPALPPVSTRPDLRVAGMFATYLLPGLGELYMRLAQSRLPARQQVRRMHGLVFADPRRVDPKLEEASIALVEQRRSIRGKEESFLGATRSLMRFLARPDRYRDIMAGISAPVLLISGDADRLVPIAAARRVAAANPQWDSVFMTGVGHTPQLETPAAVIDAVTTWLARTTTIAGK encoded by the coding sequence ATGACCCGGCCGGCGCCATGGACGTTCGCCGAGCGGTGGGGCGCCAAGGGGTGGATCACCGACATCGACGGCCCCGTGCACTGGATCGACTTCGGCGGTGAGGGTGACGGGCCGCCGATCGTGTTCGTGCACGGGCTGGGCGGCTCGCACCTGAACTGGGCGCTGGTCGGCTCGGCGCTGGCTCAGGGCCGCCGCGCGGTCGCGTTGGATCTGCGCGGCTTCGGGCTGACGCCAGGTTCGCCGCGCAGCACCACGATCCGGTCCAACGTGCGCCTGGTGGACGCGTTCATCCGGGAGATCGTCGGCGGGCCGGCCGTGCTCGTCGGCAACTCGATGGGCGGCGTGATCTCCGTGCTGCAAACCCACAACACCCCTTCCTCCGTAGCGGGACTGGTGCTCGTCGACCCGGCGCTGCCGCCGGTCTCCACCCGCCCGGACCTCCGCGTGGCCGGCATGTTCGCCACGTATCTGCTGCCCGGCCTCGGCGAGCTGTACATGCGCCTCGCCCAGTCGCGATTGCCGGCGCGGCAACAGGTTCGTCGCATGCACGGCCTGGTGTTCGCCGATCCCCGCCGCGTCGATCCGAAGCTGGAGGAGGCGTCGATCGCGCTCGTCGAGCAGCGCCGGTCCATCCGTGGCAAGGAGGAGTCGTTCCTCGGCGCCACCCGCTCGCTGATGCGCTTCCTGGCCCGGCCCGACCGCTACCGGGACATCATGGCCGGCATCTCCGCGCCGGTCCTGCTGATCAGCGGCGACGCCGACCGGCTGGTGCCGATCGCCGCGGCCCGTCGGGTCGCGGCGGCCAATCCCCAGTGGGACAGCGTGTTCATGACCGGCGTCGGCCACACGCCCCAACTGGAGACGCCGGCCGCGGTGATCGACGCCGTGACGACCTGGCTCGCCCGCACCACCACCATCGCCGGAAAGTGA